From Caldicellulosiruptor hydrothermalis 108, a single genomic window includes:
- a CDS encoding prepilin-type N-terminal cleavage/methylation domain-containing protein, whose protein sequence is MKQSGFTLIEVIVVVAIIYILLIPIGNLLQQILNANIKTEKNFELAKVLNKTIEEVVHFLKDINPSFVGQNSVNVKDNNGNVVYRIIYEVSNYDNFEVTQDVYNYREELKKVDLEILDKNNNNIKSLTYFIRVNQ, encoded by the coding sequence ATGAAACAAAGTGGTTTTACACTTATAGAAGTAATAGTTGTAGTGGCTATAATTTATATTTTGTTAATTCCGATAGGAAACTTGTTGCAGCAAATACTAAATGCTAACATAAAAACAGAGAAAAACTTTGAATTAGCAAAAGTTTTGAATAAAACGATTGAAGAAGTAGTGCATTTCTTGAAAGATATAAATCCATCATTTGTTGGTCAAAATTCTGTTAATGTAAAAGATAATAACGGAAATGTGGTGTACAGGATAATATATGAAGTTTCAAACTATGATAATTTTGAAGTGACACAAGATGTTTATAATTACCGAGAAGAACTTAAAAAAGTTGATTTAGAAATATTAGATAAAAACAATAATAATATCAAGTCACTTACATATTTTATTAGGGTGAATCAATGA
- a CDS encoding tapirin, producing the protein MKNFIRSSSKGSALIIVIVFFTVLLLLVAGTMELALTSLIHSKETINKTQTSTAADSAMEYILFYISKAIAQAKRLTYAQFFDSTGRLIYTGDSFENDYLNTFNSYIADFFENRGNRIGIDMKLADNSSVQVSNVSELILLARQSCEYISNISFSRSGNSYILEVEALDSTTKTKRVERCVFTIPSPFEKVEIVSNSSSPDTLLPYLLAWDSNIFDFTTYGLFSSDKIIFNNNITVTTRNMYSSSDITLRSDNNRPGDYTIKADNIIVKNGSFIFGGNNKVVVNNLMYTKNGITFNGNNNRLESNSLLFSDGTISLSGKDEIVANALFCDTLDIRNGSSNLVTINEFAYFNKLNIWTDKMVLKSNSKLFGGDIEIRNDGILSADVGTVVYANNLDIIGSSATIDAPDTVLYCNNLKIDGEVKLNVKKIVCSGTITISNLNSGTNIRVSDKIECRSIPQNIPSGIRNLFVQNPNVNFQIPYPTIPAIIEEIKKNTFPTNWIRLDNIVEDKKDINGANYYSLVSTGQNSNDINEIFNKNKPNNPHSNVQIFVITKSGINVPPDQNHLDGVLIANGSLQFNGGNLNIEYVRMPQPLIDYLLSKNIIKIENVQPPVISNPTVTFLPRDVNLFIIARHFVVK; encoded by the coding sequence ATGAAAAACTTTATAAGAAGCTCCAGCAAAGGGTCAGCATTAATAATTGTGATAGTTTTTTTTACTGTATTGCTTCTTCTTGTTGCAGGCACGATGGAACTTGCCCTCACCTCGTTAATACATAGTAAAGAGACAATAAACAAGACACAAACTTCAACTGCTGCAGATAGTGCGATGGAATATATTCTGTTTTATATTAGCAAAGCGATTGCTCAAGCAAAAAGGCTTACATATGCTCAGTTTTTTGATTCAACTGGAAGGTTGATTTACACGGGTGATAGTTTTGAAAATGATTATTTAAATACTTTCAATAGCTATATAGCTGATTTTTTTGAAAACAGAGGTAACAGAATTGGAATTGATATGAAACTCGCAGATAATAGTTCAGTTCAAGTTTCAAATGTATCTGAACTTATTTTGCTGGCAAGACAAAGTTGTGAATATATTAGCAATATATCTTTTTCCAGATCAGGAAATTCATATATTTTAGAAGTTGAAGCTTTAGATTCTACTACGAAAACAAAGAGGGTAGAAAGATGTGTATTTACAATTCCTTCCCCATTTGAAAAAGTCGAGATTGTTTCTAATTCTTCATCCCCAGACACTTTATTACCCTATTTGTTAGCGTGGGATAGCAATATATTTGATTTTACCACTTATGGCCTTTTTAGCAGTGACAAAATCATATTTAACAATAACATAACGGTTACCACACGAAATATGTACAGCAGTAGCGATATAACACTTCGAAGTGACAACAATAGACCAGGAGATTATACTATTAAGGCTGATAACATTATTGTGAAAAATGGAAGTTTTATCTTTGGAGGAAACAATAAGGTAGTAGTTAACAATTTGATGTACACAAAAAATGGGATAACTTTTAATGGAAACAACAATAGACTTGAATCAAACTCTCTTCTTTTCTCGGATGGGACTATCTCTCTTAGTGGAAAAGATGAAATAGTAGCAAATGCATTGTTTTGTGATACATTGGATATTAGAAATGGGAGCAGCAATTTAGTCACTATAAATGAATTTGCATATTTTAATAAATTAAATATCTGGACTGACAAAATGGTCTTGAAATCAAATTCTAAGCTTTTTGGAGGAGATATAGAAATAAGAAATGATGGTATTCTGTCTGCAGATGTCGGAACAGTTGTATATGCTAACAATCTGGATATTATTGGTTCATCTGCAACTATTGATGCTCCTGATACTGTGCTCTATTGTAATAACTTAAAAATAGATGGAGAAGTAAAGCTAAACGTAAAGAAAATTGTTTGTAGTGGAACGATTACTATTTCTAATTTAAATTCAGGAACGAATATAAGAGTTTCAGATAAAATTGAGTGCAGAAGTATTCCCCAAAATATACCCTCAGGTATTCGGAATTTGTTTGTTCAAAATCCAAATGTAAATTTTCAAATTCCTTATCCCACTATTCCCGCGATTATAGAGGAAATAAAGAAGAATACATTTCCAACTAATTGGATTAGACTTGATAACATTGTGGAAGACAAAAAAGATATTAACGGAGCAAATTATTATTCACTTGTGTCTACAGGACAGAATAGTAATGACATAAATGAAATATTTAACAAGAATAAACCTAACAATCCACATTCTAATGTTCAGATTTTCGTTATTACAAAAAGTGGAATCAATGTACCACCAGATCAAAACCATTTGGATGGAGTTTTAATAGCAAATGGGTCTCTTCAGTTCAATGGAGGTAACTTAAATATCGAGTATGTTAGAATGCCTCAACCACTTATAGACTATTTATTGAGCAAGAACATAATAAAAATAGAAAATGTTCAGCCACCTGTAATTAGTAATCCTACAGTTACTTTTTTGCCTCGAGATGTGAATTTGTTTATCATTGCACGTCATTTTGTAGTTAAATAA
- a CDS encoding uracil-DNA glycosylase, translated as MLTWEELENACLSCEKCPISKNRTNVVVGDGNKNAKLVFVGEAPGEEEDKQGKPFVGRAGKFLDLALTSLELSREKDFYICNILKCRPPNNRVPTEVEAQNCLPFLRAQIKLISPKIIVCLGATAMKYILGKDLKITQDRGKWFEKGNFLIMATYHPAALLRDPGKREDFYRDLKSVKERLEKIATKP; from the coding sequence ATGCTGACATGGGAAGAGCTTGAAAATGCGTGTCTTTCATGTGAAAAATGCCCTATTTCCAAAAATCGCACAAACGTTGTGGTGGGTGATGGGAACAAAAACGCAAAGCTTGTATTTGTAGGCGAAGCACCGGGCGAGGAAGAAGACAAGCAAGGGAAACCGTTTGTAGGAAGAGCAGGAAAGTTTTTGGACTTGGCTTTGACTTCTCTGGAGCTTTCAAGAGAAAAAGATTTTTATATCTGCAACATTTTAAAGTGTAGACCCCCAAACAACCGCGTGCCAACAGAGGTAGAGGCTCAAAACTGCTTGCCTTTTTTGAGAGCCCAGATAAAACTCATCTCTCCAAAAATAATTGTCTGTCTTGGTGCAACAGCTATGAAATATATTCTTGGCAAAGACCTTAAAATCACTCAAGACAGGGGAAAGTGGTTTGAAAAAGGTAATTTTTTGATTATGGCTACATACCATCCAGCAGCACTTTTAAGAGACCCGGGCAAAAGAGAGGATTTTTACAGGGATTTGAAAAGTGTGAAGGAAAGGCTGGAGAAGATAGCGACAAAACCATAA
- a CDS encoding aspartate aminotransferase family protein encodes MKIDEIISYDSQYYVNVFGSRIPLAFERGEGCVLYDSQNKEYLDFISGISVCNLGHSHPKFVAALKDQIEKLIHTSSLFYIEPQALLAKRLAKVSKFDKVFFCNSGAEANEAAIKLVRNYFFKKGLSKYKIITLENSFHGRTLATTAATGQKKYQKPFEPMPEGFINVEADIEKIKNAIDDKTAAVMIELVQAEGGIKVLSKEFVQKLFSLCKEHGLLFVIDEVQTGIGRCGSLFCFEQYDITPDIITLAKGLGNGVPIGAMLCKKEVATFEPGEHGSTFGGNLLATRAALEVLRIIEEENIIENVNKMGDYLRQKLLELKEQFDFIVDVRGLGLLIGVEFSFPVKELVKELALAGLLTSSCGGGNVIRFAPPLIVQKTHIDKALEIFKDVVKRYADMGRA; translated from the coding sequence ATGAAAATAGATGAAATAATCTCTTATGATTCACAGTACTATGTCAACGTGTTTGGCAGTCGAATACCACTTGCTTTTGAAAGAGGAGAAGGATGCGTTCTTTATGACAGCCAAAACAAAGAATACCTTGATTTTATCTCTGGAATTTCTGTGTGCAATTTGGGGCACAGCCACCCAAAATTTGTTGCTGCCTTGAAAGACCAGATTGAAAAGCTTATACACACATCAAGCCTGTTTTACATTGAACCTCAAGCACTTTTGGCAAAAAGACTTGCTAAAGTTTCTAAATTTGACAAAGTATTTTTCTGTAATTCTGGCGCTGAGGCTAACGAGGCTGCAATAAAGCTTGTAAGAAACTACTTTTTCAAAAAAGGTCTTTCAAAATACAAAATCATCACACTTGAAAATTCGTTCCATGGAAGAACACTTGCAACAACTGCTGCAACAGGCCAAAAGAAATATCAAAAGCCCTTTGAACCAATGCCAGAAGGATTTATAAACGTTGAGGCAGACATTGAAAAGATAAAAAATGCTATAGACGACAAAACAGCAGCAGTTATGATTGAACTTGTTCAGGCAGAAGGCGGAATAAAGGTTCTTTCAAAAGAGTTTGTACAAAAGCTTTTTAGCCTTTGCAAAGAACACGGGCTTTTGTTTGTAATTGACGAGGTCCAGACAGGTATTGGAAGGTGCGGCAGTCTTTTTTGTTTTGAGCAGTATGATATAACACCTGACATAATTACTCTTGCAAAAGGGCTTGGAAATGGTGTGCCGATTGGAGCTATGCTTTGTAAAAAAGAGGTTGCTACATTTGAACCAGGTGAGCACGGCTCAACTTTTGGTGGAAATTTGCTTGCAACAAGAGCAGCTTTAGAGGTGTTGAGAATAATTGAAGAAGAAAATATAATTGAAAATGTAAACAAAATGGGGGATTATTTAAGACAAAAGCTTCTTGAGCTAAAAGAACAATTCGATTTTATTGTGGATGTCAGAGGTTTGGGACTTTTAATAGGTGTTGAGTTTTCTTTCCCTGTGAAAGAGCTTGTAAAAGAGTTAGCTCTAGCCGGGCTTTTGACAAGCAGTTGCGGAGGTGGAAATGTCATAAGATTTGCTCCACCTTTGATTGTTCAAAAAACTCACATAGATAAAGCTTTGGAAATCTTCAAAGACGTGGTGAAAAGATATGCTGACATGGGAAGAGCTTGA
- a CDS encoding DedA family protein, which translates to MEFIKQIFISIAEYLSQFGHLGIFIGMTLESACIPIPSEVILPLGGYLVYKGIGSVLSMTIVATLGCLAGSVIAYVVGYFGGRPFILKYGKYFFISKHDFERAEKFFQKKGEITIFVSRLLPVIRTFISLPAGIAKMNFVKFCIYTVLGSFPWSLVFVYLGKKLGDNWKSIEEHLKGFDYLILALIIAAIVGYVVYKIFKGKKSAEVE; encoded by the coding sequence ATGGAGTTTATAAAACAGATATTTATATCAATTGCTGAATACCTCTCTCAGTTTGGTCATTTAGGTATATTCATAGGAATGACGCTTGAGTCTGCCTGCATTCCAATACCCTCTGAGGTCATCCTGCCGCTTGGCGGGTACCTCGTATACAAAGGAATTGGAAGTGTACTTTCCATGACCATTGTTGCAACCTTGGGTTGTTTAGCTGGCTCTGTAATAGCCTATGTAGTAGGGTACTTTGGCGGAAGGCCATTTATACTCAAATACGGTAAATACTTTTTTATATCAAAGCACGATTTTGAGAGGGCAGAAAAATTCTTTCAGAAAAAGGGAGAAATTACTATATTTGTGAGCAGGCTTCTGCCTGTTATAAGAACATTCATCTCGCTTCCTGCTGGTATTGCAAAGATGAACTTTGTAAAGTTTTGTATCTACACCGTCCTTGGGTCATTTCCTTGGTCTCTGGTTTTTGTCTATCTCGGAAAAAAGCTTGGCGATAATTGGAAGTCAATTGAAGAGCATTTAAAAGGCTTCGACTATCTTATATTAGCCTTAATAATTGCTGCAATTGTGGGTTATGTTGTCTATAAAATCTTCAAAGGCAAAAAGTCAGCTGAGGTTGAATAA